One segment of Lachancea thermotolerans CBS 6340 chromosome E complete sequence DNA contains the following:
- a CDS encoding KLTH0E06666p (conserved hypothetical protein), with product MSSKLIPIKDQAALVLEDGKIYKIQHRRQRKILSCVPCHKRKIKCTREQPSCSKCLKRNWDCSYFLNDRVSRGGQPTAETRTEGSAQLPTNIVSGKHDPQKKKQLLMAIEKAKSMINDERNLLELNRKQKREYPRRKQAWETDQPVSGTVTPSGGHNQHEYPVASVTSGTSQSTPTISPPMSYSSMQDSPRPLSGENSLPMYLPTRQRAVELFEVYRNTVHPIIPLLDFSKFMSDQETFWNEVDQGESGNTDFLLILFPVLYAASKSQFHQCNDNDALFQEMASFLEATNVLYGIHDFPNNFTMQMITGSVLINSIIENPSVTTIAQLSRLAQRAMLSRDPASYHQITDLGLIQCRRILFWQIFQLDTMTSLYDNLPPLIKVDDFDTALPAEVVRGELDPSLCLLNAKYRFVLLLNELCSLTNRGTFQGLKERIVDLHVCCMGSALSLRNYNKENGRLTTSDAKFIDWAVFMLNTFADRACLLLHLNIIKTSLPILMKRRRIWKKELDSKPGAPSDPISESGYGQNFLTIQAILNDSGNLTLDHALMGLGDSNSAGLVYDYEDLTNNLIPASLHYLDEFLKYHSDDTYSCYNWELLVGNMPINAITFSLKTLALDLNRAQQMGEVLILQNDLRYILLSKAIPVAEMKVDPKTAVCKNCFQLIMLLFRLIIVKYGKAMQLLSDNQLDASKMFYSKYDVGNALLTSDRSGVVPQPSVGPMSGSHGSERHSQALNGSPADVDSSRDANRILSITSIINSEDLFNDGFSFSGNLIYNNNALDTSYTTSCAQIAPRIMRTLSSAPQNQSGAPNFGEAGPQPSQPAEGEANVSTANVYFNPYVHNMPLSPTPALAPLPAMATDYATANALYGNGKPAFQSAGAVSNESGSVGRTEPEVQPQPEIEWIRQEVQRHILLLNSDTGEMETIGTGDEYYREFENALLEIICGILSG from the coding sequence ATGTCGTCTAAACTCATCCCCATTAAGGACCAGGCCGCCCTGGTCTTAGAGGATGGCAAAATTTACAAGATACAACACAGAAGACAgaggaaaattttgagtTGTGTGCCGTGTCACAAGCGCAAGATTAAATGTACTAGGGAACAGCCGAGCTGCTCTAAGTGCCTTAAAAGAAATTGGGACTGCTCTTACTTTCTTAACGACCGCGTTTCTCGTGGCGGACAGCCGACTGCGGAAACTAGAACTGAAGGATCCGCGCAGCTACCAACGAATATAGTGAGCGGCAAACATGATcctcagaagaagaagcagctaCTGATGGCGATAGAGAAGGCCAAATCCATGATAAACGATGAGAGAAATTTACTGGAACTCAATAGAAAGCAAAAGCGAGAGTATCCACGCCGCAAACAGGCCTGGGAGACTGACCAACCCGTGAGCGGCACAGTTACGCCCTCAGGGGGGCACAACCAGCATGAATACCCGGTCGCTTCTGTAACAAGCGGCACCTCACAAAGCACACCTACGATATCGCCACCTATGTCTTACTCGTCTATGCAAGACAGCCCGCGGCCATTATCTGGAGAAAACAGTCTACCGATGTATTTACCGACGCGACAGAGAGCCGTAGAGCTGTTTGAGGTATACAGAAACACAGTACATCCAATAATACCTTTACTTGATTTCTCGAAATTTATGAGCGACCAGGAAACCTTTTGGAATGAAGTCGACCAAGGGGAATCTGGCAATACGGACTTTTTACTGATCCTTTTCCCAGTACTTTACGCAGCCTCAAAATCCCAGTTCCATCAGTGCAACGATAACGATGCTCTTTTCCAGGAAATggccagctttttggagGCTACAAACGTTCTTTATGGCATACATGACTTTCCCAACAACTTCACTATGCAGATGATAACAGGCTCTGTTTTGATAAATTCAATCATTGAAAACCCAAGCGTCACAACCATTGCACAACTTTCCCGTCTCGCTCAACGAGCGATGCTTTCTCGAGATCCTGCGTCCTATCATCAGATCACTGACCTCGGCCTGATACAATGTCGACGCATCCTTTTTTGGCAGATTTTCCAACTGGATACGATGACTTCTTTATATGACAACCTCCCACCGCTTATAAAGGTTGATGATTTCGATACCGCACTCCCCGCGGAAGTCGTGCGTGGCGAGCTTGATCCCAGCCTTTGCCTGCTGAACGCAAAGTACAGGTTTGTGCTTCTTTTAAATGAGCTGTGCTCGCTCACGAACAGAGGAACTTTCCAGGGGTTGAAGGAAAGAATAGTCGATCTTCATGTTTGTTGTATGGGGAGCGCACTGTCTCTACGCAACTACAATAAAGAAAATGGCCGGCTGACAACAAGCGATGCTAAGTTCATCGATTGGGCAGTATTCATGCTGAACACCTTTGCTGACCGCGCGTGTCTTCTCTTGCATCTAAACATTATCAAAACATCTTTGCCAATACTGATGAAGAGGCGGCGGATCTGGAAGAAGGAGCTTGATTCAAAACCAGGAGCTCCGTCTGATCCTATATCTGAAAGCGGATACGGCCAAAACTTTCTTACAATACAAGCTATATTGAATGATAGTGGTAATCTAACCTTGGATCACGCATTAATGGGGTTAGGCGACTCCAACTCAGCCGGGCTTGTTTATGATTACGAAGATTTGACCAACAACCTTATACCAGCCTCATTGCACTACTTGGATGAGTTTTTAAAATACCACAGTGATGACACTTATTCTTGTTACAACTGGGAGCTACTTGTGGGAAACATGCCGATCAATGCCATCACTTTTTCCCTGAAGACCTTGGCTCTCGATTTAAACAGGGCGCAACAAATGGGGGAGGTGCTGATTCTGCAAAATGATTTGCGATACATTTTGCTTTCCAAAGCTATTCCAGTAGCTGAGATGAAGGTTGACCCCAAAACAGCTGTCTGCAAGAACTGCTTCCAGCTGATAATGTTGTTGTTCCGTTTGATAATTGTCAAGTACGGTAAGGCAATGCAGCTATTGAGCGATAACCAACTAGACGCATCGAAAATGTTCTACAGCAAGTACGACGTTGGAAACGCACTTCTCACTAGCGATCGCTCAGGTGTTGTTCCCCAGCCGAGCGTGGGGCCCATGAGCGGCAGCCACGGATCCGAGCGCCATTCCCAAGCTCTGAATGGTAGTCCTGCCGACGTTGACTCTTCCCGGGACGCAAACCGAATTCTGAGCATAACCagcatcatcaacagcGAAGATCTCTTCAACGATGGATTTTCGTTTTCAGGTAACTTAATCTACAACAACAACGCATTGGATACCTCATACACTACCTCTTGTGCTCAGATCGCACCTCGCATTATGCGCACACTTTCCTCCGCtcctcaaaatcaaagtGGAGCACCTAACTTTGGAGAGGCTGGGCCTCAGCCTAGTCAGCCCGCAGAAGGGGAAGCTAATGTGTCTACTGCCAATGTCTACTTCAATCCTTATGTCCATAATATGCCGCTCAGTCCAACTCCCGCTCTTGCGCCTCTGCCGGCAATGGCAACTGATTATGCAACCGCCAACGCATTGTATGGAAATGGCAAACCCGCTTTTCAGAGTGCTGGAGCCGTATCCAATGAAAGCGGCTCAGTTGGTCGGACAGAACCAGAAGTACAACCGCAGCCAGAGATTGAGTGGATCCGACAAGAAGTCCAGCGCCACATACTACTACTGAACAGTGACACTGGCGAAATGGAAACAATAGGGACTGGAGACGAATACTACCGCGAGTTCGAGAATGCGCTGCTCGAAATAATATGTGGAATCTTGAGCGGCTGA
- the COM2 gene encoding Com2p (weakly similar to uniprot|P39959 Saccharomyces cerevisiae YER130C Hypothetical ORF) — translation MSIYQIQRTMSNDTLVGIYGNSTLNGSKGELNTPTNGDATFNFQIIQKPSAGKSIANDLTGNTLAGARSENAQFQDTSPIEEMLNIEDTVGNGLLHRTPQSPGLSANNHKRLSISEYNSSKPVYYEYEFFEKGIHRPDEEDDIMVTDDEGLDMFSFPLGKARKDSVFSDYGNEMVMNLSPEAMLAQIPAPRQQPQDDNDLSNLSGGDNQQRKKVKDYFKLNLFGGSKNEEALIDPDLLEEPQPFLKKKYFWSRKPTIPISSSGSLSMVEPVVNPSELLTSNSIDTRYILSNSTAHFSSPENSQAPPELVPEAGVVKKKRLGFPKTRGRKPSPILDASKQFACDFCDRRFKRQEHLKRHVRSLHMGEKPFDCQICGKKFSRSDNLNQHVKTHSEGGPL, via the coding sequence ATGTCCATTTATCAGATACAGCGAACGATGTCAAACGATACTTTGGTGGGAATATATGGTAACAGCACCTTGAATGGTAGTAAAGGTGAGCTGAATACGCCGACCAACGGAGATGCTACATTCAATTTTCAAATAATACAGAAGCCCTCGGCTGGGAAGTCTATTGCGAATGATCTCACCGGCAATACTTTGGCGGGGGCAAGATCCGAAAACGCGCAATTTCAAGACACGAGCCCGATCGAAGAAATGCTAAATATTGAGGACACAGTAGGAAATGGCTTGCTACATCGAACACCGCAGTCGCCCGGGCTGTCAGCGAATAATCATAAGAGGTTATCAATCTCCGAGTACAATAGCTCGAAGCCTGTGTACTACGAATAtgagttttttgagaaggGCATCCATCGCcctgatgaagaagacgataTTATGGTGACGGATGACGAGGGTTTAGACATGTTCTCGTTCCCTCTCGGAAAAGCGCGTAAAGATTCTGTGTTCAGCGATTATGGTAATGAAATGGTTATGAATTTGTCTCCCGAGGCAATGCTGGCGCAGATACCAGCTCCCCGGCAGCAGCCTCAAGATGACAATGATCTGTCGAATCTATCAGGAGGAGACAACCAGCAACGCAAAAAGGTCAAAGACTACTTCAAACTCAATTTGTTTGGAGGTAGCAAGAATGAAGAAGCCCTTATAGATCCAGATCTTCTGGAAGAGCCCCAACCATTCCTAAAAAAGAAGTACTTTTGGAGCCGAAAGCCTACAATTCCTATTTCTAGTAGTGGATCTCTGTCCATGGTGGAGCCTGTTGTCAATCCTTCTGAGCTCCTCACCTCTAACAGTATAGACACGCGTTACATCTTGAGCAACAGCACAGCTCATTTTAGCAGCCCAGAGAACTCACAAGCTCCTCCAGAGCTGGTACCAGAAGCTGGAGttgtcaagaaaaagaggctTGGGTTCCCTAAGACACGTGGCAGAAAGCCCTCGCCCATATTAGATGCGTCCAAGCAATTTGCATGCGACTTCTGCGACCGTAGGTTCAAGAGACAGGAGCACTTGAAGAGGCACGTCCGCTCTTTGCACATGGGAGAGAAACCCTTCGATTGTCAAATCTGTGGAAAGAAATTTAGCAGAAGTGATAACCTCAACCAGCACGTCAAGACTCACAGCGAAGGCGGGCCGCTATGA